In Silene latifolia isolate original U9 population chromosome X, ASM4854445v1, whole genome shotgun sequence, the following proteins share a genomic window:
- the LOC141618190 gene encoding uncharacterized protein LOC141618190 — MVKWFVHLSGYDLNFEPRTAIKSQALADFVSDFSPTLQEQADSEILTLSEAKGEQVWELHVDGVSNTKGAGVGLVLKSPQGEQIIQAVRCEFKATNNKAEYEALILGLQLALEMQINHIKVYSDSQLIVNHVNNMYTARDPKRVAYLEVAKELKLRFASYHIQQIPRNQNVEADALATLGAAFTQGAVGSIPFIHVMKPAISQNEQQNASKAATTE, encoded by the coding sequence ATGGTTAAGTGGTTTGTCCACCTAAGTGGGTACGACCTAAACTTTGAACCCCGAACAGCCATAAAGTCCCAAGCCCTAGctgactttgtgtcagactttaGTCCCACCCTTCAAGAACAAGCCGACAGTGAAATCTTGACCCTAAGTGAGGCAAAAGGGGAGCAGGTATGGGAATTACATGTTGATGGGGTATCCAACACGAAGGGCGCAGGGGTAGGGCTGGTCCTGAAATCACCTCAGGGGGAACAGATAATACAAGCAGTACGGTGCGAGTTCAAAGCAACGAATAACAAGGCTGAATACGAGGCCCTAATCTTAGGACTCCAATTAGCCTTAGAAATGCAAATCAACCACATCAAGGTGTATAGTGACTCCCAACTGATTGTCAACCACGTGAATAACATGTATACGGCCAGGGATCCTAAAAGGGTAGCCTACCTGGAAGTGGCGAAGGAGCTTAAACTCCGCTTTGCCTCCTACCACATCCAGCAAATACCAAGGAACCAGAATGTTGAAGCAGATGCTCTCGCCACCCTGGGAGCAGCTTTCACTCAAGGGGCAGTGGGTTCTATACCATTCATACATGTCATGAAACCTGCTATAAGCCAGAATGAACAACAGAACGCCAGTAAGGCTGCAACCACCGAGTGA